AAGAAGAGTTCGAGAATATTACACTTGAGTTAAGTGTTTTGACAAAGCCGGAACAGATAAAAGTGCTGAAGGCTGATGATTATTTGAAGTGTATAAAGATCGGAGAAGATGGCTTGATTGTGCAGGGCAGTTTTCATAACAAAGGATTGTTGCTGCCGCAGGTATTCACTGAGTATGATGCTGATCCTGAGATGGCTCTTTCTATGACCTGCCAGAAAGCAGGATTAAGGTCTGATGCATGGCGAAATCTTGATGTCAAGGTGTTTAAGTTCCAAGCGCAGATATTTGCTGAAGAAGACGGAAAAGTGGTGGAGAAAAAGATTTAGTTTTTTAGACGATAAAAGTAATGCAAAAATAAAGCGAAAAACATATATATTACATAGTGCCCATGTGATTTATGATCATAAGGATCAAGAAGAGGAAAAACAAAGCCGGAGAAGAGCTTTCTTATGCTTATCTTGTTGAGAACAAGTGGACTTACAAAGGGCCAAGGCAAAAGGTTATGAAATATTTGGGAAAGGTTTGTTTTTTTGACAAAAAGGATTTGATGTTTAAAGGGGATATTAAAGATATTGGCCATAAGGAGCTTATTAAAGAGCTCGTAAAGTGGGAATTAAGAAAACACGGTTTTGATGAAAAAGAGGGGTTTTTTGCTTCAAACGGCATTTTCTTCGAAAATAATGAAATTTATAAAAAACAGGCAAATAAAAAGATAAGCTGCGTTCTGGCTCTTAATGAAGGATTCTTGTGCGGTTTTACAATCAAAAGGCTTCTGGAATTCAATGAAAAAGGCAGTGAAAAAGAAGTCGGCCTGAAGCTGGCGAAATGCTTTGTAGAAGCAGGGATCGATGTGCCGAAGGATGTGTTTATAGAATGCTTTGAAAAGGTTTATGGAAGATAGTCGTTATGCAAAATAATTTTCAGGGACTAAATATAAAAAGGGGATTTGGCTTGAAAAGAGAGATAAGAAATGGACAAAATTAAAGAGAAGACCTATTATTTTACAGGACGATAGTTGGAGTCTACAGGACGATAATTTGAAATGATATCATCCAGCTGTTCCATGACTATACCGACTTTAAATTGTGAACGTTTAGGCGTTACAGCTGTAAGCTTTGTTCTTACAACATCGGGGGATTCCTGCCCCAATAAGACTTGTTTATCCAATTCATAAATATTTCCGCTTGAGTCCCAAATTTTTCTTACGTGTGTACTTAATCTGCTATCAGTTGGTACGACACCTAAACCTGATATTTTTCCATTTAGTGCAATTTTGAACAGTACAACTCCAGAATACCAATTATATTCTGCACCTTGATAAATTATATGATCATCAATTCGAATTTTTTTAAGCGATTTTTGCGAAATCATTTATATTACCTCCATATACTTAATATTCATTGTGAAAATACAAACCACTATTTAAATCTTTCGGTTATTTACTACTAATTAAAGGTTACAATATCGACAATATGAAAACATAAAGCTTTATAAATAACCTGCAATTTCTTCTGCTCAAGGATGCCCGCCAACTAGTTGTCTGCAATGGACAATAGCAGGGCAGAGGTCAAGAATGGATCAGAAAGATGTATTGGAAGCATTGAAGAAGATAAAGGAAACTTCTACTAAGCGGAATTTCAACCAGACTTATGATCTAGTCATAACTTTGAAGGACATCGATCTTAAGAAGCAGGAGAACCATGTTGATTTCTTCGGGAATCTGCCTCACAACAGGGGAAAGAAGATCAAAGTGTGCGCTTTTGCTGCGCCTGAGCTGAAAGATGAGGCAAAGGCTGTGTGCGACAATGTTGTTGATATTCTCGAGTTCCCGAAATATGCCCAAGACAAGAAATTAACAAAAAAACTTGCAGATGAGTTTGATTTTTTCATTGCGCAGGCAAATATAATGACGCAGGTAGCATCAGCTTTTGGCCGTGTTTTAGGCCCAAAAAACAAGATGCCAAATCCCAAGGCAGGATGTGTTGTCCCGCCAAAGACAAATTTAAAGCCATTGTATGCAAGGCTTCAAACAATGTTCAGGGTAAGCATTAAGAAGGATCCTATGATGCAAATTGCAGTCGGAAAAGAAGATATGAAAGACGAGGAAATCGCAGACAATATTGTCAGCGTTTATGACCAGCTGCTGCAGCATCTGCCCAATCAAAAGAATAACTTAAAAGCTGTTTACCTAAAGCTGACTATGGGGAAGGCTGTGAAGGTGGCATGATGGAAGCGCATGTTTCAGAGGAGAAAAAGAGAAGCGTGGATGAAATAGCAAAGCTCATCTTAGAATATCCTATAATTGGCGCTGTAAATGTTGAGAACCTGCCAACTGCTCAGCTGCAGAAAATGAGAGGCCAGCTAAGGGGCAATG
The DNA window shown above is from Candidatus Woesearchaeota archaeon and carries:
- a CDS encoding TIGR00296 family protein, which gives rise to MISLKEGERLVMLARKSIRSHFYNEEVKISDDIKKKFSEKQGVFVTLNMHGELRGCIGYPEPVLPLYEAVVEAAKSAAFHDPRFAPLTKEEFENITLELSVLTKPEQIKVLKADDYLKCIKIGEDGLIVQGSFHNKGLLLPQVFTEYDADPEMALSMTCQKAGLRSDAWRNLDVKVFKFQAQIFAEEDGKVVEKKI
- a CDS encoding 50S ribosomal protein L1 translates to MDQKDVLEALKKIKETSTKRNFNQTYDLVITLKDIDLKKQENHVDFFGNLPHNRGKKIKVCAFAAPELKDEAKAVCDNVVDILEFPKYAQDKKLTKKLADEFDFFIAQANIMTQVASAFGRVLGPKNKMPNPKAGCVVPPKTNLKPLYARLQTMFRVSIKKDPMMQIAVGKEDMKDEEIADNIVSVYDQLLQHLPNQKNNLKAVYLKLTMGKAVKVA